The proteins below come from a single candidate division WOR-3 bacterium genomic window:
- the dacB gene encoding D-alanyl-D-alanine carboxypeptidase/D-alanyl-D-alanine-endopeptidase, which produces MASMLLILLSSLAFDSILNQQWLDHAHVGMIVLDLERDSVIYANNSQKLLVPASNAKIVTSAAALMFLGQDFRFKTRIGTDGHVRGSKLLGNVFVSGGGDPNFSLENLEQFVNALKNRGITEIEGNIILDDSYFTDERLPVGWAWHYLDARYAAEVSALSLNRNVVNIHIESTGPGQPANVTIEPTTRYVKLVNNMVTKMGDDSIIIFRRPEANIIYVDGGIGFRNKRDIEVSVKNPTLYFGEFLKERLVASNIRISGRCIEGTEASSHGMVATYNVIDSVLSPPMLEIIKELNSESVNLFGEAILKTLGSHYRRDGSFLGGVSILKEFLRRCGVDTSLVAWYDGSGLSRHNLISPYDIALVLRRMYHSDLFDTFYNLLPGPGEGTLIGRFNGLKGFLRAKTGTLHAVSCLSGYLNIDERYYCFSIMFNNFACPRKQIERTQEDLLEAIWAFLKEET; this is translated from the coding sequence ATGGCTAGCATGCTACTTATTCTACTTTCGTCGCTTGCTTTCGATAGCATTCTGAATCAACAATGGTTAGATCATGCTCATGTAGGAATGATCGTTCTTGATCTGGAAAGAGATAGTGTTATCTATGCAAACAATTCTCAGAAACTTCTCGTGCCGGCTTCCAACGCAAAGATCGTTACTAGTGCAGCTGCCCTTATGTTTCTGGGCCAGGATTTTCGGTTCAAAACCCGTATCGGCACAGACGGCCACGTCCGGGGCAGTAAATTGCTGGGCAATGTTTTTGTCTCCGGCGGCGGCGATCCGAATTTCTCTCTCGAAAATCTCGAACAATTCGTCAATGCTTTAAAGAATCGGGGCATCACGGAAATAGAGGGTAATATCATACTGGATGATTCATATTTCACAGATGAGAGATTACCTGTCGGTTGGGCCTGGCACTATCTCGATGCGCGCTATGCAGCCGAAGTCTCCGCGCTTTCGCTCAACCGCAATGTGGTAAATATCCATATTGAATCGACAGGACCAGGACAGCCCGCAAATGTAACCATCGAGCCAACCACGCGGTACGTCAAATTGGTGAACAATATGGTCACAAAGATGGGTGATGACAGTATTATCATATTCCGAAGGCCCGAGGCGAACATTATTTACGTTGACGGCGGTATTGGTTTCCGGAACAAGCGTGACATTGAAGTCTCGGTGAAGAATCCGACATTGTACTTCGGCGAATTTCTGAAGGAAAGGCTGGTTGCGTCGAACATACGTATCAGCGGCAGGTGCATAGAGGGTACTGAAGCGAGTAGTCACGGAATGGTTGCCACATACAATGTGATTGATTCGGTATTGTCCCCACCCATGTTAGAGATAATCAAGGAGCTGAATTCGGAGAGCGTTAATCTGTTTGGGGAGGCGATACTCAAGACGTTGGGTTCACACTACCGTCGGGACGGTAGTTTTCTGGGTGGGGTGTCAATCTTGAAGGAGTTTCTGAGGCGATGCGGTGTGGACACGAGTCTTGTTGCATGGTATGACGGTTCTGGCCTTTCCCGCCATAACCTCATATCACCATACGATATTGCGCTTGTATTGCGGCGCATGTACCATTCGGATCTGTTCGATACTTTCTATAACTTGCTCCCCGGTCCTGGAGAAGGCACCTTGATAGGACGGTTCAATGGATTGAAAGGTTTCCTTCGGGCGAAGACAGGCACATTGCATGCCGTATCATGCCTATCTGGTTATCTGAACATTGATGAACGGTACTACTGTTTTTCCATCATGTTCAACAATTTCGCGTGTCCTCGCAAGCAGATCGAAAGAACACAGGAGGACCTGCTCGAGGCAATATGGGCCTTCCTGAAAGAGGAGACATGA
- a CDS encoding DUF177 domain-containing protein — protein sequence MNISNIQATVTLQKSAIGINADFHVVFHGEYVCMRCLTGFSNDFDFTLHLDYVEGDDPYVHIENVELTPHDADRVYYRGPHIDLSVGIREAILLSQPITPVCREACLGLCPECGTNLNLKRCACKVKKAGLFTPQSDTAKK from the coding sequence ATGAACATCAGCAACATTCAGGCTACAGTAACGCTGCAAAAATCCGCGATTGGCATCAACGCAGATTTTCACGTTGTCTTTCATGGAGAGTACGTATGTATGCGCTGTTTAACTGGATTCTCTAACGATTTCGATTTTACACTGCATCTTGATTACGTTGAAGGCGATGATCCCTACGTGCACATAGAGAATGTTGAACTGACCCCACATGACGCAGATAGGGTATATTATCGAGGACCGCATATCGATTTGAGTGTGGGCATCAGAGAGGCGATTTTGCTTTCGCAACCGATTACTCCTGTATGCAGGGAGGCTTGTCTCGGATTATGTCCGGAATGCGGCACAAATTTGAATCTGAAACGTTGTGCCTGCAAAGTAAAGAAAGCCGGTCTTTTCACGCCACAATCAGACACGGCAAAAAAATAA
- a CDS encoding asparagine synthetase B produces the protein MLRGLLLFTIFAALQADKLLVPMDLSQSDHLRAYGVAYRAISKGLDVEWLLNFRGGSFMMEYDRNIEKDCAVNSVRWEHVSASDVLEIYQTIEENNMETVLLEKAPRIAVYIPENFEPWDDAVTLALEYAGIPYEQVWDDDVLNGVLPKYDWLHLHHEDFTGQYGKFYGSQRQTEWYQAEVRMNEEICHRLGFAKVSRMKLAVALAIKAYISEGGFVFSMCSACDTYEIALAAAETDICHGIYDGDPFDQQANKKLDFSLCLAFEKFQVVLDPLVYEHSTIDVMQESSRRGPNTYVSLFEFSAKFDPVPSMLVQNHTALVKEFLGQCSGFRRSTIKVAVLNLGEVVGTEEVKYLHGDYGKGTFTYLAGHDPEDYQHFVGDPPTDLGLHRNSPGYRLILNNVLFPAARKKELKT, from the coding sequence ATGCTTAGGGGTCTTCTACTATTCACAATCTTTGCTGCGCTCCAGGCAGACAAATTGCTGGTTCCAATGGATCTATCGCAATCCGACCATTTACGTGCATATGGAGTTGCCTACCGCGCCATAAGCAAAGGGCTTGATGTTGAATGGTTGCTTAATTTCAGGGGCGGTTCATTCATGATGGAATACGACAGGAACATAGAAAAAGATTGTGCGGTCAACAGTGTACGTTGGGAGCATGTGTCGGCATCTGATGTGCTGGAGATCTATCAGACCATCGAAGAAAATAACATGGAGACCGTGCTTCTGGAAAAGGCGCCCAGGATAGCCGTTTATATACCCGAAAACTTCGAGCCATGGGACGATGCGGTTACACTGGCTCTGGAATACGCGGGAATACCTTATGAACAAGTGTGGGATGATGATGTTCTCAATGGAGTGCTCCCGAAGTATGATTGGCTTCACTTGCATCATGAGGATTTTACCGGCCAGTACGGTAAGTTCTATGGCAGCCAGCGTCAGACCGAATGGTACCAGGCTGAGGTACGCATGAACGAAGAAATATGTCACCGTCTTGGATTTGCCAAAGTCTCCAGGATGAAACTTGCCGTAGCGCTCGCCATTAAAGCATATATATCAGAGGGTGGTTTTGTTTTCTCCATGTGCTCGGCTTGCGACACTTACGAGATAGCGTTGGCCGCAGCAGAAACGGATATATGTCACGGTATTTATGATGGTGATCCATTCGATCAACAGGCTAATAAGAAGCTCGATTTTTCTCTTTGCCTGGCTTTCGAGAAATTTCAGGTTGTGCTCGACCCGTTGGTTTATGAGCACTCGACGATCGATGTAATGCAGGAATCGAGCCGTAGAGGACCCAATACTTACGTATCCTTATTCGAATTTTCCGCAAAGTTCGATCCAGTGCCGAGTATGCTGGTGCAGAACCATACTGCGCTCGTCAAAGAGTTCCTGGGTCAGTGCTCGGGATTCAGGAGGAGCACAATAAAGGTCGCCGTGCTGAACCTTGGCGAAGTTGTTGGCACGGAGGAAGTCAAATATCTGCACGGTGACTACGGAAAAGGCACTTTCACATATTTAGCCGGTCATGATCCCGAGGACTATCAACACTTTGTAGGAGATCCACCGACCGATCTCGGCTTGCATAGAAATTCACCCGGGTACCGGTTGATACTTAATAACGTTCTGTTCCCAGCAGCCCGTAAAAAGGAGTTGAAGACATAG
- a CDS encoding PTS sugar transporter subunit IIA, translated as MQLKISEYLKPEAIMMEIKAKEKLAAIDELVAHMVKSKLVSDGKEFIKALAKRENLESTGIGDGIAIPHARTNAVKDLLLAFARSPKGIDFSSIDGKPSYIIFLIASPESQKSEYIMALAKLSRLLRKHPVREMLRNAKDPKEIMTIIKENEE; from the coding sequence ATGCAACTAAAAATCTCTGAGTATCTCAAACCAGAGGCAATAATGATGGAGATAAAGGCCAAAGAAAAGCTTGCTGCCATAGATGAATTGGTGGCGCATATGGTGAAAAGTAAGCTGGTGAGTGACGGTAAGGAATTCATAAAGGCATTGGCAAAAAGGGAAAACCTCGAATCTACGGGTATAGGTGATGGTATTGCGATACCCCATGCAAGAACGAATGCGGTCAAGGATCTGCTTCTAGCCTTTGCCAGGTCGCCCAAAGGAATAGATTTTTCCTCTATCGATGGCAAGCCTTCCTATATTATCTTCCTTATTGCTTCGCCTGAGAGCCAGAAATCAGAGTACATCATGGCCTTGGCGAAACTTTCAAGATTGCTGCGCAAGCATCCGGTGAGGGAGATGCTTCGGAATGCCAAGGATCCAAAGGAAATCATGACTATAATAAAGGAGAACGAGGAGTAA